In Primulina huaijiensis isolate GDHJ02 chromosome 6, ASM1229523v2, whole genome shotgun sequence, a single window of DNA contains:
- the LOC140979576 gene encoding J domain-containing protein spf31-like, whose product MGDAAAATAADEDRLLKQFFSEVSEVERDNEVNRILSCFKLNAFEYLNIPFDSSLDDVKRQYRKLSLLVHPDKCKHPKAKEAFGALAKAQQILHDSEEREYLLNQVNAAKEELRAKRKKQLKKDTASKLKSLVDEGKYEHEYERSEEFQQLLKLKVREVLTDQEWRRRKMQMRISEEEGRLKKDEEETKEMWKRKREHEEQWEGTREQRVSSWRDFMKGGKKVKKGELRPPKLKTEDPNKSYVQRPVNRG is encoded by the exons ATGGGTGACGCCGCCGCTGCTACGGCCGCCGACGAAGATCGTCTGCTTAAACAATTCTTCTCGGAAGTCAGCGAGGTTGAGCGGGACAATGAAGTTAACAG GATCCTTTCTTGCTTCAAGTTAAATGCATTTGAATATCTTAACATcccatttgattcatctttagATGATGTGAAAAGGCAATATCGTAAG TTATCTTTGCTAGTCCATCCTGATAAATGCAAACATCCAAAAGCAAAGGAGGCATTTGGAG CTTTAGCTAAAGCTCAACAAATACTCCACGACTCTGAGGAAAGGGAGTATCTTTTGAACCAAGTTAATGCTGCAAAAG AAGAACTTAGAGCAAAGAGAAAAAAGCAGCTGAAAAAGGACACTGCTTCCAAGCTAAAGTCATTAGTGGATGAG GGAAAATATGAGCACGAGTACGAACGATCAGAGGAATTTCAGCAGCTGCTAAAATTGAAAGTCCGAGAAGTGTTGACTGATCAGGAATGGAGGAGAAGGAAGATGCAGATGCGG ATATCAGAGGAGGAAGGTAGATTAAAgaaagatgaagaagaaacaaAGGAGATGTGGAAACGGAAGCGTGAACATGAGGAGCAGTGGGAAGGAACAAGAGAGCAGCGA GTTTCTAGCTGGAGGGACTTTATGAAGGGTGGGAAGAAG GTTAAGAAAGGAGAGCTTCGACCTCCAAAGCTCAAGACGGAGGACCCAAACAAATCCTACGTCCAAAGACCAGTGAATCGAGGCTGA